Within Cydia fagiglandana chromosome 10, ilCydFagi1.1, whole genome shotgun sequence, the genomic segment TTGATTGTATGTACTGTTGTTGAGGAGACTGGTGCTATCTGCTCCCGTGCTCCCGCGTCGTCCCTCTTCATTATTGTTTTCATTTTTGTTTGTTAAAACAAAGAGAAGTCTTATCAAAATACGAGCGTTCTACGTGTTACAAAATTATTGCCTTAACTccatttcaatattaatttcttCAAAAGTTCTGTGATATATTAAACGTTCTGGGGCGCCGCGGGTCGTCGCTCGGCGAAACTCCATTTTGCTGTGATTTGCTTTTAAAGTTCGAAACGACTCTTCTACGTAGATAGTTGAAATTGTTAGTATACTTAAACATGACGCGGGGTGAAAATGACTCAGAACGATATCGACGAGCTTATCAAATTCTGTAAAATATACTCAATCGATTTCCAGTAGGTACAAGATTAcgcgaatgataaaaataatactcATGCCATGGAATATGAATAGGGATAAACGATTTAGCCGCTATATACGCACAATCCATTACAGAGAGTCCATATTTTCTAGTGTGTAATGTTTATCTTTGGAATCCAAGTACAAATGATGAGTAATTTCACCCCGCGAGTACGCGGCCTTTGGGCCGTGCCCCGATGCCAAATAGCTTTAAGATAAGCCGGTGTTTGCTGCTTTTCCCTGACCAACTAAAGTCAACATACTTCTCGACCATAAACGTTTCCACGAGTTGTTTATAATACAAGTCCTTCTTGACTGGTCGGGACGATATCAATACAATAAGTAATACGAAGTATTTATTATGATTCGATATTTAGGTCTAAATCAATGTACTGTGATCGTGAACACCCAATCACCAAAAAAAAGCCATAAACTCCCAACTATGGTCCAAAATTAACTCTAATAGCTTCGTTCTGGCATGATTAAGTACTATTTGAATGTCGTAAGTCAGGAAAGGCCTTTAGatgtcataatgcattgcaATTATGCAAACTTGATTTGGGAAAGGCAGTGACGCGGTCAAGTAGCAAAGTGTAGCCGACTATACTATACCGACTATGTTTAAATTTTAAGGAAAACGAAGcaataaagtgatatttttgtaAACTGTTGTATCATTTCTAACTTCATAAGTTTGCACTTCACCGATGACGTGAAATGTTTTGAGCTTTGAACAGAGATACCCATCAGCTCaatttttatggctcctctacacgatgggccagcgccggccactccaagggacacagccatgcggtagaatgagatagcaatatcacatgctccctctaacgcataaatgcgttccttggagtggccggcgctggcccatcgtgtagaggagccattaggaaTTTTCGCTCTCTTTTTGTCACATCTACTCATCTCATCttaagtatgtatgtagtttagATAAGTTAAACACGTAATGGACGTAATATAGAAAAATTcaacaataaataaacaatgcactaatatttaattaggcattgaaaacttataataaaataatgtgtcAGGTGATATAGATGCGAAAAGTTAGGTACTCAAAGTCCTATCACCTTCCAACAAGACGCAAAATCGAACGTCATCAAATACGACTTATCACCTTTATCTTTTCAAACCTGTATTTTATATCTAGAACACTGACATTGTGGCTAGCTGCACCTCTGGGACGCCGAGCGATTGCGATAACTTGATAATACTGATAAGATATTCGTATTTTGTACATCATATCTAGCACACGTCAAGTACGCGTCAGTGCTAGGAGGAAACTCGTACGAAGAGTCTCATAAAATCTAGTCAATCGCCGACAGTCTTTTGTTTTAACGGCGATCTTGATgtgtcaaacttttttttgtgattttgtgGTGTTGTGAAGTGAGAGGGCAAGCTATTGGATGGAACAGGAGTGAAAGGGAGGCAGGATGTGTGTCAGCGCGCGAGCGGCGCACGCGCTACAGCATGTAAACCTGCTGCTTGTGGTAAGGGTCTGCGAACTTTTCTTCCCACTTACTCAATAACTACGCCAGTcactgtaagtaggtataagcTTCTTAGCTTTAAATTATGCTACCACGAAAATCGAAATAAAATCTGCCTGTCTCTATCACTGTCCTATTCGTGTGACAGGGTCGCTAATAGACAATTTTCGAATGTCGATGTTTGAGGCAGTTCACCTGCGTCGTGGACATTTGGTTGCCGGACAACATTTGATTCAAAACAGTGGGACTTATCCGAATTAACCTTTGCTACTTAAGTGCTAAACTGAAGGATATTTacttacctaggtacctatagcTTATAAGAGAATTCAGAATTATTATTCATTCTATTGTCTttatttgccatttttatagcccacactgttaactgtacatcgatggaccttaagccttttgtaataaggtccaccgatatacagttaggtgttgctgtttgtacgacATGGAAGTCTCATAGTCAAGGGTCTAAAGGCGTCCGTCGAAGTGATCGAAGACCGTGTAATCGATCTTATCGACATATTACCTAGTAAGATTTATCAAATGCAGTTCAATGCCGCTATCTTGTAGTAAGTATCttgataatatatgtataggttgTCTAGCAAACATCTCAGAAAGTAAATCGTTAATACGCTCGCGTCGCGTCAGTTTAGTTAGTTCTCAGAGTTTACTTTACTTTTGGAATGCTAATAATAgcccaactagcaaaaaagtctcagattgcgcactttataagagtagtgagcttatagcgctcttatttttgttttgaacttgtcatcgctcttatattagtcttagacaagctaatacgcacttttagtaagtttagtcttattacctagtcttatatatgtatattagagcattttataataccattataagcctctcgctcttacaataacatttactaagtctcattgaacttgagagtacctggtcttatatccacattctctaagttcatttgatcttataatagactttctaaatgctattataagaatgtaagactaatatcaacatggcataatactattatgagcctctcgctcttacaataacatttactaagtctcattgaacttgagagtacttggtcttatatccacattctctaagttcatttgatcttatattagactttctaaatgctattataagaatgtaaggctaatatcaacatagcataatactattataagcctcttgctcttacaacaacatttacgaagtctcattgaacttgagagtacgtggtcttatatccacattctctaagttcatttgaacttatattagactttataaatgctattataagaatgtaagactaatatcaacatagcataatactattataagcctcttgctcttacaacaacatttacgaagtctcattgaacttgagagtacgtggtcttatatccacattctctaagttcatttgaacttatattagactttataaatgctattataagaatgtaagactaatatcaacatagcataatactattataagcctcttgctcttacaacaacatttacgaagtctcattgaacttgagagtacctggtcttatatccacattctcttagttcatttgatcttatattagactttctaaatgctattataagaatgtaagactaatatcaacatagcataatactattataagcctcttgctcttacaacaacatttacgaagtctcattgaacttgagagtacctggtcttatatcctcattctcttagttcatttgattttatattagatttctaaatgctattgtaagaatgtaagactaatattaacatagcataagaacactgtaagtacgtacttttctgatcttactaaagctataataagatcaacagcagcactttagtaagatattagagtgatataagatcaagacacttatatcacaatagagaagatcaatatcagatggtttgatcttaaatcgtttttgggaacactattgttagtataagtaattcaacatggccacatcatttgtattcagaatgcttaaaatactctaatagtgcgcttgaaaaatgcacctacatcaatggctgactatcaatacaaaataaagaaataaaataattataaaaatattcaaataccatatttgagtaggcgcataaagtttgaagtgtaaaacagggtctactttacaataaataatattttcccatgtgaatacttaccctgaaacataaacagacgatgataaacagcacgttattatatttaaacataattcataaaaagcatgataaacacttacactaatatgtttttgtcacgttgcagttaatttcacccgtatatttatacttcacaaatagaatgtttcaaaccaaaataagcttatttaggcttacaagattctaacgttcgaccaatataagcctatgtaggcttacaagatacttacgttcgaccaatataagcctatgtagtatgtaggcttacaagatacttacgttcgaccaatataagcctatgtagtatgtaggcttacaagatacttacgttcgaccaatataagcctatgtaggcttacaagatacttacgtaaaagcgatattagcctaaagcagcttaatatagttttgaaaaagattactgtgaatgcaaacaacattcaattagaacgatattaaaataaatacgcttatgctttgtgcccaaacccgggcttatacgatgatataaaatcaatataagagcgacaaaattgtagtctagagactgttgttagcgtgattttgctagttgggagtCCTTCACTTAGGTAACTGAGCGTAAATAATTAGGGCACAAAGGCACAAGATTATGATtgataaacatatgttttattgTCACGTTTATCTGATAAATTTCTatgattatatttatattttgtacctactttaacGCACATTTGTCACCAATTTTCGTCGAAAAACGTACCGGAAACACCGGTTTAGGCGGAGTATGCCACTTTCTTTGAATAAATTGGTAAATTGATAAAAGCCCACTGCTATGCACATAGTTACCTCACTTCATTAGATTAAATTGAAGACTACTTTTCCTCTCCGAATAGGGGGCAATTGAAAATCCATAAGGGCGCCCAACATCTAGGTGTGCCTACTGACTTGTCGCATTCGTGTAACTTGCAGTGTGCGCCATATATGACACGCACACTCTCTAACACGTACCCTATGTATACCCTAGCATAAGTATCATATATCAGAATAAACCTATACTCCAGCCATAGTGTTTGTCTTTACGTCCCACCTCACATGGCGATCCTGGCAGGGACGCCATGTAGTGTTGGACGTTAAATGAAACTATTTGGTTGGAGTATAGGTCTATAATCTCTAGAATAACATGGGTACGAGCTTATATAGTCTAGGCTATGTTACGTGTGAGGGTAAGGCGTAACACACACTACGAACTTAATGAGTAAAAAATGAATGCCCAGATATAATATTTTCCAGCTGTTCGCCGGCGCCGCTCTATCCACAGGCGCTCGCCTCCGCTGGGACCCGACCCTCTACATTGCGATCCGAGAACTGCTTCCGTTCGAGTACCGAGTGCTGGCGGGGGCGTTACCGTCCGCAGGAGCCGCGTTACTCGCCGCGGCGCATCTTGCCATCGTGGCCTCCCAACACAGGCCCAAGAGAATCCTGCTTTACACGGTAACTGATAGTGCTGCAGATTTATCTGACAAGGCCAACAGGACACAGGACCCAACTTCTAACTTAGGTACCCTTAGCGCCAAGCCATGAATTTCCCAGTACCAACGAGTACTTAGAGAAAATATTTAGTAGAAGCGTGACGAGTCGTCACTGACAAGGTGTCGGGTCTACTTAACTGCCTAAAAATTGTATTGCTTCACCATCTTTGCAATTAATTCAATCACCATCTACAGTCGCCATCTGAGAGGCTaatgtgctcacaaatatctgaatactaatcaaggcgttagagtgcgtgttcagatatttttgagcaccttggccgctctgatatatctgatggccacTGTACCATACGTAACTTCATACTTACTTATATACATTCTTTACAGTATGCAGGCCTAATGACTCTTGGGATGGCATTGGAGATAGCACTCGGAGTCTGGGTGTACTCCCGCATAGTGGACTTCATGAATTCCCCTGCGGCCGAGGAGATGGAGCACATCCTGGCCACGAGGGAGCACCTGGAACCGCTGCTGCAGCATCTGTCGCGGTGGCACAAGATCCCGGAGCATCTTAGTGAGCTTGTCAAGGTTTGTCTGTCAGCACCATATACATTGTTATATCCATACGGAGTATAAATACCTAAGCACTTGCCGTAGATACGAGCTAAAGTATAGCCTTCATAAATTCCCCGGTGACTGAGGTGATGGAGCATATCCTGGCCACGAGGGATGTGAGACGAGTATAATATGAACTAAAGTAAGATACTTTAAGTAGGATAGGTAGATTTGACATTCCAAGGAAAAATGCATCTCCTAACTCCGCCAAGGCTCCTAATATTTGTGCACACCTGGGACTGCGCAAACTCGGATTACGCGTTTTAGGACCAATGAAGGCATTGaaatttccagcttgctgggaattaattcttcGAAACAATCTAATTTGAtgacctcctagcctagtcggtagtgaccctgcctatgaagcaggaggtcccgggttcgaatcctggtaagggcatttatttgggtatttatcacaaatatttgttcctgagttatggatgttttctatgtatataagtatttactatgtatataagtaagtactagacgacgatatatatatataccgtcgtctagtacccacagcacaagccttattgagcttaccgtgggactagattgatctgtgttaaattgtcctataatatttattttttatttatttatttatttaatttgattgGCTTATTTTGACATTCGCAGGAGGCAGAAGCAGACGCCCCCTGGAACGGTTACGTAGCGGCCGCGCTCCTGGTGGCGTTCTTCCTCCTCCAGCTCTTGGGCGTGGTGTTCGCGATAatggcggcgcgcgcgccggccaAGGACAAACGTCATGTGCATACAAAGTATACAAACGGAGGACTATCTGCCAG encodes:
- the LOC134668184 gene encoding uncharacterized protein LOC134668184, coding for MCVSARAAHALQHVNLLLVLFAGAALSTGARLRWDPTLYIAIRELLPFEYRVLAGALPSAGAALLAAAHLAIVASQHRPKRILLYTYAGLMTLGMALEIALGVWVYSRIVDFMNSPAAEEMEHILATREHLEPLLQHLSRWHKIPEHLSELVKEAEADAPWNGYVAAALLVAFFLLQLLGVVFAIMAARAPAKDKRHVHTKYTNGGLSASRVSLVDSIRSSLSGRSRSNVNVVPQTPASVRSYRSGRSGEEYAPLKAKYKNGVLVPI